The Pelmatolapia mariae isolate MD_Pm_ZW linkage group LG10_11, Pm_UMD_F_2, whole genome shotgun sequence genome includes a region encoding these proteins:
- the isoc2 gene encoding isochorismatase domain-containing protein 2: protein MANIGRLSSKDAVLFLCDMQEKFRPNIFQFTNIVSNAARLLQASRILGIPPILTEQYPKGLGPTVPELGAEDLKAHAKTSFTMMIEEVQKELEALGNPKQAILCGIEAHACIACTAFDLLEKGIEVHIVADAVSSRSQTDRLFALSRLKQSGAYLTTTEAVLLQLVQDAKHPNFKEIQKLLAHPSPDTGLLAFFSAL from the exons A TGGCAAACATTGGCAGGCTCTCCAGCAAGGATGCAGTGCTTTTCCTGTGCGATATGCAGGAGAAGTTCAGACCCAACATCTTCCAGTTCACCAACATTGTCAGCAATGCAGCCAGACTGCTCCAG GCCAGTCGTATCCTGGGCATCCCACCCATTTTGACAGAGCAATATCCTAAAGGTCTTGGGCCCACAGTACCAGAGCTGGGAGCTGAGGACCTAAAGGCCCATGCTAAAACTTCATTCACCATGATGATAGAGGAGGTGCAGAAGGAGCTGGAGGCCCTGGGGAAccccaaacaagccatactgtGTGGAATAGAGGCTCACGCCTGTATCGCT TGTACAGCTTTTGATCTGCTCGAGAAGGGGATAGAGGTTCATATTGTAGCTGACGCCGTGTCATCCAGAAG CCAAACGGATCGTTTGTTTGCTCTGTCACGACTGAAACAGAGCGGAGCATACCTCACCACCACAGAGGctgttctgctgcagctggttCAAGATGCCAAACACCCCAACTTCAAGGAG ATTCAGAAGCTTCTGGCGCATCCGTCTCCTGACACCGGCCTCCTCGCTTTCTTCAGCGCTCTGTAA